A portion of the Fulvia fulva chromosome 1, complete sequence genome contains these proteins:
- a CDS encoding NPC intracellular sterol transporter 1-related protein 1: MGWKSAATLLSVAGLITSATAASKEPDWTTKHEAGRCAIRGQCGKQSFFGSELPCPDNGLAEDPADKVRDDLVKLCGQEWADTKVCCDGDQIDALKSNLAKANGLISGCGACKKNFYDLFCTFTCSPDQSLFVNVTKAEAKGDKFITTELDQLIGDGFGAGFYDSCKDVKLGATGGKAIDLIGGGAKNYTQFLKFLGDKKPFGSPFQIDFPRPGDGKFEGMKPVLEGPIPCNTTDEAYRCSCVDCAGSCPNLPEVTEAEQCTVGLLPCLSFAIVVVYSVFITLLVLAVTGHVAAAKRRQSKNERLQLLQDSAPSDDQDEGDMVHGVAMTDRPTKQYVVNTYCDRVFASLARTCARFPGITIGTSFIIVGLLSLGWLRFALETDPVKLWVAPDSAAASEKKFFDDNFGPFFRTEQAFLVNDTSDAGPAPVLSYNTLQWWFDVERRIRVQKSFGNGYTLKDVCYNPTGEACVVQSVSGYFASTGLDQEDWEEQLNSCAETPGDVQCLPEFKLPLPAERLLGGYNHTSQQATAAAALITTWVITNYNPGDERLEKAEEWEESTKRLLKDITNEAAERGLRLSFNTEISLEQELNKNTNTDAKIVVISYIVMFIYASLALGSTTVTVSTILRNPVGALVQSKFMLGIVGILIVLMSVVASVGIFAAAGVKATLIIAEVIPFLVLAVGVDNIFLIVHEFERVNISHADEPVSERIARALGRMGPSILLSASTETVAFALGAAVGMPAVRNFAAYAAGAVFINAVLQVTMFVSVLSLNQQRVEDGRLDCIPCVKIPQSHSMPGGFGGAPFSASDEEGWLSRFIRKYYAPAILGNKARVAILTIFLGFFAAGIALLPEVELGLDQRIAIPSDSYLIDYFNDLDRYFEQGAPVYFVVKDLNVTQRLHQQQLCARYTTCKEFSINNILEQERKRPEVSYIADATASWIDDFFSWLNPEMDQCCVDGYKACFEGRNPPWNNTLYGMPEGKEFTDYAKRWLKAPTGEDCPYGGSAAYGDAVVVDDKALTIPASHFRTAHTALHSQADFINAYASARRISNDISERHNIEVFPYSKFYIFFDQYATIAKTSVGLVGAALACTLVITSFLLGSILTGLVVTMTVIMIVVDIVGTMAVVGVSLNAVSLVNIVICVGIGVEFCAHIARAFTVPSASVLERAQSKFGGKDARAWAALVNVGGSVFSGITITKLLGVFVLAFTRSKIFEIYYFRVWLSLVVWAALHALVFLPVALTLFGGTGYIDPESDGGLEQDLASRRYRALLPDDEYDSDDY; the protein is encoded by the exons ATGGGGTGGAAGAGCGCAGCAACGTTGCTGTCAGTCGCTGGCCTGATCACATCAGCGACAGCAGCATCGAAAGAGCCAGACTGGACCACCAAACACGAAGCCGGCCGCTGCGCAATCCGCGGTCAATGTGGCaagcagagcttcttcggCTCAGAGCTGCCTTGTCCAGACAATGGACTGGCCGAGGACCCAGCGGACAAAGTAAGAGATGATCTAGTGAAGCTATGTGGGCAAGAGTGGGCAGATACAAAAGTGTGCTGTGACGGCGACCAGATCGATGCGCTCAAGAGCAATCTCGCGAAAGCGAATGGATTGATCTCCGGGTGTGGAGCTTGCAAGAAGAACTTCTATGATCTGTTCTGTACCTTCACTTGCTCGCCGGATCAGTCACTCTTCGTCAACGTGACCAAGGCAGAGGCGAAGGGCGATAAGTTCATTACGACGGAACTGGATCAGCTTATAGGTGATGGTTTTGGTGCTGGGTTCTATGATAGCTGCAAAGACGTCAAGCTTGGCGCGACGGGAGGCAAAGCGATCGATCTGATTGGAGGTGGAGCGAAGAACTACACACAGTTCCTGAAGTTCTTGGGAGACAAGAAGCCTTTTGGGAGTCCGTTCCAGATCGACTTTCCGAGGCCAGGTGATGGCAAGTTTGAGGGCATGAAGCCGGTATTGGAGGGTCCGATACCTTGCAACACCACGGATGAGGCGTATCGATGCTCTTGCGTGGATTGCGCTGGGAGCTGCCCAAATCTGCCAGAGGTCACGGAGGCGGAGCAGTGTACTGTGGGACTACTGCCTTGCTTGAGCTTTGCGATTGTGGTCGTATACTCAGTCTTCATCACGCTGCTCGTGCTGGCTGTTACCGGTCATGTGGCTGCTGCGAAGCGACGACAGAGCAAGAATGAGCGATTGCAGCTGCTTCAAGATTCTGCTCCGAGCGACGATCAGGACGAAGGAGACATGGTGCATGGTGTGGCCATGACGGATCGACCGACGAAGCAGTATGTCGTCAACACATACTGCGATCGCGTCTTCGCCAGCCTGGCGCGAACATGTGCAAGATTCCCCGGAATCACGATTGGGACCAGCTTCATCATTGTTGGGCTGCTCAGTCTTGGATGGCTACGCTTTGCTCTGGAGACGGATCCTGTCAAGCTTTGGGTTGCGCCTGATTCTGCAGCTGCCTCCGAAAAGAAGTTCTTCGACGACAACTTTGGGCCTTTCTTCCGCACCGAGCAGGCTTTCTTGGTCAATGACACTAGCGATGCTGGACCTGCGCCTGTATTGAGCTATAACACTCTGCAATGGTGGTTCGATGTTGAGAGAAGGATAAGGGTGCAGAAGAGCTTCGGAAATGGATACACACTGAAGGACGTCTGCTACAACCCGACTGGTGAAGCATGTGTGGTGCAGTCAGTTTCAGGATACTTCGCCAGCACTGGCCTGGATCAGGAAGACTGGGAGGAGCAGCTGAATAGCTGTGCTGAGACACCGGGAGATGTTCAGTGCTTGCCAGAGTTCAAGCTTCCATTACCAGCAGAGCGCCTCTTGGGAGGATACAACCACACTTCCCAGCAAGCCACAGCTGCTGCTGCGCTAATCACTACCTGGGTCATCACCAACTACAACCCTGGCGATGAGCGACTCGAGAAGGCAGAAGAGTGGGAGGAGAGCACCAAGCGCCTTCTCAAGGACATCACCAACGAAGCTGCCGAACGCGGCCTGCGATTGAGCTTCAACACGGAAATCAGCTTGGAGCAGGAACTCAATAAGAATACCAATACTGATGCCAAGATCGTGGTCATCAGCTACATCGTCATGTTCATTTACGCTTCGCTGGCTCTCGGCAGTACGACTGTGACCGTCAGCACCATCCTGCGAAACCCTGTCGGAGCTCTGGTTCAGAGCAAGTTCATGCTCGGCATTGTTGGCATTCTGATTGTCCTGATGTCAGTCGTTGCCTCTGTCGGCATCTTCGCAGCCGCTGGCGTGAAAGCGACGCTCATCATCGCTGAGGTCATTCCATTCTTGGTTCTGGCTGTTGGTGTTGACAACATCTTCTTGATCGTGCACGAGTTTGAGCGCGTGAACATTAGCCACGCAGATGAGCCGGTCTCAGAGCGTATAGCCCGAGCACTTGGCAGGATGGGACCATCGATTCTTCTCTCTGCTTCGACCGAGACTGTTGCGTTCGCGCTTGGAGCAGCGGTGGGAATGCCAGCAGTGCGAAACTTTGCGGCGTATGCTGCTGGAGCAGTATTCATCAACGCTGTGCTGCAAGTCACCATGTTCGTGTCTGTGTTGTCGCTCAATCAGCAGCGTGTCGAGGATGGTCGCCTTGACTGTATTCCTTGCGTTAAGATACCACAGAGCCATAGCATGCCTGGCGGGTTTGGCGGTGCTCCGTTCAGTGCCTCGGACGAGGAGGGATGGCTGTCGAGGTTCATTCGCAAGTACTACGCGCCAGCTATCCTTGGTAACAAAGCAAGAGTCGCCATCCTGACTATCTTCTTGGGCTTCTTCGCTGCTGGCATTGCACTCTTGCCGGAGGTTGAGCTTGGTCTGGATCAGCGTATTGCCATTCCCTCGGACAGCTACTTGATCGACTACTTTAATGACCTCGATCGCTATTTCGAGCAAGGTGCTCCGGTGTACTTTGTCGTCAAGGACCTCAATGTTACGCAACGCCTGCACCAGCAGCAATTGTGCGCACGATACACGACTTGCAAGGAGTTTTCCATCAACAACATCCTTGAGCAAGAGCGCAAGAGGCCTGAAGTCAGCTACATTGCAGATGCCACCGCAAGCTGGATTGACGACTTCTTCTCCTGGTTGAATCCAGAAATGGATCAATGCTGTGTAGATGGCTACAAGGCCTGCTTCGAAGGACGCAACCCACCGTGGAACAACACACTTTACGGCATGCCAGAAGGCAAGGAGTTCACCGACTACGCTAAGCGATGGCTGAAGGCTCCTACCGGAGAAGATTGCCCATATGGTGGCTCAGCTGCCTATGGCGATGCAGTTGTAGTCGACGACAAAGCCTTGACGATCCCAGCCAGCCATTTCCGAACTGCACATACTGCACTGCACAGCCAAGCCGACTTCATCAATGCCTATGCCTCTGCCCGCCGCATTTCAAACGACATCAGCGAGCGCCACAACATCGAGGTGTTCCCCTACAGCAAGTTCTACATCTTCTTCGATCAGTATGCGACCATCGCGAAGACGTCTGTTGGCCTTGTTGGCGCCGCGTTGGCGTGTACGCTTGTCATCACGAGCTTCCTGCTCGGATCGATTCTGACGGGCCTGGTCGTCACGATGACTGTCATCATGATTGTCGTCGACATCGTCGGCACCATGGCTGTCGTGGGAGTTTCCCTGAACGCGGTGTCGCTCGTCAACATCGTCATCTGCGTCGGCATTGGCGTCGAGTTCTGCGCTCATATCGCGAGAGCTTTCACAGTGCCGTCAGCTTCTGTCCTTGAGCGTGCGCAAAGCAAATTCGGGGGCAAGGATGCAAGGGCTTGGGCCGCTCTTGTCAACGTCGGAGGGAGTGTCTTCAGTGGCATCACGATTACGAAGTTACTGGGTGTTTTCGTGTTGGCGTTTACACGGAGCAAAATTTTCGAGATCTATTATTTCAGGGTTTGGTTGAGTCTTGTGGTGTGGGCGGCGTTGCATGCGTTGGTGTTCTTGCCGGTTGCGTTGACTCTTTTTGGTGGCACAG GTTACATTGATCCCGAGAGTGATGGAGGGCTGGAGCAGGATTTGGCGAGTCGGAGGTATAGGGCGCTTTTGCCGGATGATGAGTATGATAGTGATGATTATTGA
- a CDS encoding ABC transporter G family member 1: MSDIEKMIGGDYAQLTNTNIRSFGWKGVTVTVKDRQSQQPKTILSDINGIVKSGELLALMGPSGSGKSTLLNVLAHRTASLAASVKAAIYINGSAANPKTFRRISAYVEQEDALVGSLTVRETLNFAARLSLPKTVSKLERIQRIEALLTAFGLQGQANNLIGTPIRKGISGGQKRRVSVAAQLITSPKLLFLDEPTSGLDSAASFEVISFVKDIAKKHNLIVIASIHQPSTSTFAMFDKLLLLSQGGTAYSGPVSEVQPYFDACGFPIPLYMNPAEFIIDFVNTDFARDRSEVDQQLNMVHSSWHKSRLATATVTELTDEMARNSMDTDVNAEFKDESAGAIAIPLALIHRAFIKSYRDIIAYGIRIAMYMGLAVMMGTVWLRLNPDQGNIQSFINAIFFGGAFMSFMAVAYIPAFLEDRALFIKERANGLYGPTSFLVANFITGIPYLFLIAMLFSIVAYWLSNFRPTAQAFFTWVMWLFLDLIAAESLVVLVSSLIPIFVVALAGTAFANGLWMCTGGFLVPPQTLNPFWRYVFHYIDYQSYVFQGMMVNEFGQRNFTCGMDSQGECSCMYETELAHQCMIAGTGVLKNYGYKTGETGKWVGIMLGIILGYRILCWITLYLRRT; this comes from the exons ATGTCCGACATCGAGAAGATGATCGGTGGCGACTACGCCCAGCTCACCAACACCAACATCCGCAGCTTCGGATGGAAGGGTGTCACAGTCACAGTCAAGGACCGACAGTCGCAGCAACCCAAGACCATCCTATCAGACATCAATGGCATCGTCAAGTCCGGTGAGCTTCTTGCTCTCATGGGACCTTC CGGTTCCGGAAAGTCCACACTCTTGAACGTCCTCGCCCACCGAACAGCTTCGCTGGCCGCCAGCGTCAAGGCCGCGATATACATTAACGGCTCAGCAGCCAATCCAAAGACTTTCCGCAGAATCTCAGCCTATGTCGAACAAGAAGATGCATTGGTCGGCTCGCTCACAGTCCGGGAAACACTCAACTTCGCAGCGAGATTGTCACTGCCAAAGACCGTCAGCAAGCTGGAGCGCATCCAGCGTATTGAGGCACTTCTCACAGCCTTCGGTCTCCAAGGCCAGGCCAACAACTTGATCGGTACACCGATCAGGAAGGGTATCTCTGGTGGTCAGAAGCGTCGTGTCAGTGTTGCAGCTCAACTCATTACCAGCCCAAAGCTCCTCTTCTTGGACGAGCCCACTTCTGGTCTGGACTCGGCGGCCTCGTTCGAGGTCATCTCCTTCGTCAAGGATATTGCCAAGAAGCACAACCTCATCGTCATTGCGTCGATACATCAACCTTCGACTTCGACCTTTGCCATGTTCGACAAGCTCCTTCTGCTGTCACAGGGTGGCACAGCATACAGTGGACCAGTGTCTGAGGTGCAGCCGTACTTTGATGCCTGTGGCTTCCCAATTCCACTATACATGAACCCAGCAGAGTTCATCATCGACTTCGTCAACACGGATTTTGCCCGCGACAGGAGTGAAGTCGATCAACAGCTGAACATGGTGCATTCATCGTGGCACAAGTCACGTCTCGCCACCGCCACAGTCACCGAACTGACGGACGAGATGGCACGCAACTCGATGGACACCGACGTCAACGCTGAATTCAAGGACGAGTCCGCTGGCGCTATCGCCATCCCGCTTGCACTCATCCACCGTGCATTCATCAAGTCGTACCGCGACATTATTGCCTACGGTATCCGAATCGCCATGTACATGGGTCTCGCGGTCATGATGGGAACTGTCTGGCTCCGTCTGAATCCAGACCAAGGCAACATTCAGTCCTTCATTAACGCCATCTTCTTCGGTGGAGCCTTCATGTCCTTCATGGCAGTGGCGTATATCCCGGCTTTCCTGGAAGATCGTGCCTTGTTTATCAAGGAACGCGCCAACGGTCTTTATGGTCCAACTTCCTTCCTGGTCGCCAACTTCATTACTGGTATTCCTTACCTGTTCCTGATTGCGATGCTCTTCTCGATCGTTGCCTACTGGCTGTCCAATTTCAGGCCAACCGCACAGGCCTTCTTCACATGGGTCATGTGGCTCTTCCTGGATCTTATTGCCGCCGAATCTCTGGTCGTCCTGGTCAGCTCTCTGATTCCAATCTTCGTGGTCGCCCTTGCCGGAACTGCTTTCGCCAACGGTCTCTGGATGTGCACAGGTGGTTTCTTGGTACCACCACAGACACTGAACCCCTTCTGGCGATACGTCTTCCACTACATCGACTACCAGTCGTACGTGTTCCAAGGCATGATGGTCAACGAGTTCGGACAGCGAAACTTCACCTGCGGCATGGACTCGCAAGGCGAATGTTCATGCATGTACGAGACTGAACTTGCACACCAGTGCATGATCGCAGGTACTGGCGTGCTGAAGAACTACGGCTACAAGACCGGTGAGACTGGCAAGTGGGTTGGCATCATGCTCGGTATCATTCTTGGCTACCGGATACTGTGCTGGATCACTCTTTACCTGCGCAGGACCTAG